The Xiphophorus maculatus strain JP 163 A chromosome 23, X_maculatus-5.0-male, whole genome shotgun sequence genome contains a region encoding:
- the LOC102230313 gene encoding c-Myc-binding protein-like, with protein MARRRVSPADREHFRRYLERSGVVDSLTTVFASLYEQQEKPAQALEYVKERLGAVTLTSPHTRALQQEANDLRQRCECLEEENEDLKAKLQRYEPDAPEDDEPEAPEDGAAAN; from the exons ATGGCGCGTCGCAGA GTCTCTCCCGCCGACAGAGAACATTTCAGGAGATATTTGGAAAGAAGTGGAGTTGTGGACAGTCTCACCACTG tttttgcGTCTCTGTATGAGCAACAAGAGAAGCCTGCCCAGGCTCTGGA ATATGTGAAGGAGCGTCTTGGTGCCGTGACCCTGACTTCACCACACACACGGGCTCTGCAGCAGGAGGCGAACGACCTGAGACAGAGGTGTGAATGTCTGGAGGAGGAAAACGAAGACCTCAAAGCAAAG CTGCAGCGGTATGAACCAGACGCTCCAGAAGACGATGAACCAGAAGCTCCAGAAGATGGCGCCGCTGCCAACTag